The following are encoded together in the Gilvimarinus sp. DA14 genome:
- a CDS encoding monovalent cation/H+ antiporter subunit D: MSHLIIAPVLLPLLTAILLLLGTGRPLRVQRSISFVSIIAQLGVAIALLASAAEGSITVYALGNWAPPFGIVLVLDRLSALMVFVTVVLAFFSLWYAVRGNDKPADSLHSVLHFLLMGVNGAFLTGDLFNLFVFFEVLLISSYTLLLHGGGAARIKSGLHYVLLNLVGSSLFLIAAALLYGLTGTLNMADMAEKVAQTTADEAPLMNAAALLLLVVFGLKAAMVPLYFWLPRAYASASAPVAAMFCIMTKIGIYSIIRMYTMVFGDTAGVVANLAEPWLWPLSLITLGFGVAGALAARELRLQIAYLVVVSVGTMLAGIALNTEQALSATMYYLVHSTWVCGALFLLADLIVRQRGAASDRIIIGPALRQPVKLGALFFIAAAAVIGMPPLSGFVGKVMLMQAATTDERTFWLWFMLLAAGFVTITALSRSGSTIFWRTENRVAKAEKADRGALLAVITMLALSLALSFGGNAVVQYTDALAQQLKNPSIYTEAVLSHKAIPGVHHE, from the coding sequence GTGAGTCACCTGATTATCGCTCCGGTATTACTACCGTTACTCACCGCCATCTTATTGCTACTCGGCACTGGGCGGCCGCTGCGAGTACAGCGCAGCATCAGTTTTGTCAGCATTATTGCGCAACTGGGTGTTGCCATAGCACTGCTTGCCAGCGCCGCCGAGGGCAGTATCACCGTGTACGCCCTGGGCAACTGGGCACCGCCGTTTGGCATTGTGCTGGTGCTGGATCGATTAAGTGCCCTAATGGTATTTGTCACCGTGGTGTTGGCCTTTTTCAGCCTGTGGTATGCCGTGCGCGGCAACGACAAACCCGCCGACAGCTTGCACAGTGTGCTGCACTTCTTGCTGATGGGTGTGAACGGCGCATTCTTAACCGGCGACTTGTTCAACCTGTTTGTGTTCTTTGAGGTACTGCTAATTTCCTCTTACACATTGCTGCTGCACGGCGGCGGCGCGGCGCGCATTAAATCCGGCCTGCACTATGTACTGCTCAATTTAGTCGGCTCAAGCCTGTTTTTGATTGCCGCCGCACTTTTGTACGGCTTGACCGGCACCTTGAACATGGCGGACATGGCCGAGAAGGTGGCGCAAACCACCGCCGATGAAGCGCCGCTTATGAACGCCGCTGCGCTGTTGCTGCTGGTGGTGTTTGGCCTTAAGGCGGCCATGGTGCCGCTGTACTTCTGGCTGCCGCGCGCCTATGCATCGGCCTCGGCGCCGGTGGCGGCGATGTTCTGCATCATGACCAAAATCGGTATCTACTCGATTATCCGTATGTACACCATGGTGTTTGGCGATACCGCTGGCGTTGTCGCCAATTTGGCCGAACCCTGGCTCTGGCCACTGTCGCTGATCACCCTGGGTTTTGGCGTGGCCGGCGCACTGGCTGCGCGCGAGCTGCGCTTGCAAATTGCCTACTTGGTCGTGGTGTCTGTGGGTACTATGCTGGCGGGTATTGCGCTCAATACCGAACAGGCGCTGAGCGCCACCATGTACTATCTGGTGCACTCAACTTGGGTGTGCGGTGCGCTGTTTTTGCTGGCCGATCTTATCGTTCGCCAGCGCGGAGCAGCGTCTGACCGCATTATCATCGGCCCTGCCCTGCGCCAACCGGTAAAACTGGGAGCGCTGTTTTTTATCGCTGCCGCCGCGGTCATCGGCATGCCACCACTGTCGGGCTTTGTGGGTAAAGTCATGCTAATGCAGGCGGCCACCACCGACGAGCGCACCTTCTGGCTCTGGTTTATGTTGCTGGCGGCGGGCTTTGTCACCATCACCGCATTAAGCCGCAGCGGCAGTACCATTTTCTGGCGTACTGAAAATCGGGTTGCCAAAGCAGAAAAAGCCGACCGCGGCGCGCTGCTGGCGGTAATTACCATGCTGGCACTGTCGCTGGCGCTGTCATTCGGCGGCAATGCCGTGGTGCAGTACACCGACGCATTAGCCCAGCAATTGAAAAACCCGAGCATTTACACCGAGGCTGTTCTCAGCCACAAAGCCATTCCGGGGGTGCACCATGAGTAG
- a CDS encoding Na+/H+ antiporter subunit E — translation MSSLAGKKLFPHKLLSVFMLGLWLLINNTIAPGHWVLGLLLAWAIPFFTQAFWPQSMVINKPLLALRFLLLVLWDILIANVQVAFLIMGSRQKLNPAFMRIPLELKQDFTITMLANTISLTPGTVSVDLQMEEGYLLVHGLHIDDIDQAIADIKNRYEKPLKEIFECSNP, via the coding sequence ATGAGTAGTCTTGCCGGTAAAAAGCTCTTTCCCCACAAGCTGCTCAGCGTGTTTATGCTGGGCCTGTGGCTTTTGATAAACAACACCATTGCCCCCGGCCACTGGGTACTGGGGTTACTGCTCGCCTGGGCCATTCCGTTTTTCACCCAAGCTTTCTGGCCCCAGTCTATGGTCATTAATAAACCCCTGCTGGCGCTGCGATTTTTGCTGCTGGTACTGTGGGATATATTAATTGCCAATGTGCAAGTGGCCTTTTTGATTATGGGCTCGCGGCAAAAGCTGAACCCGGCATTTATGCGTATTCCGCTGGAGTTAAAGCAGGACTTCACCATCACCATGCTGGCTAACACCATCTCGCTCACCCCCGGCACCGTATCGGTGGATTTGCAAATGGAAGAGGGTTACCTGCTGGTGCACGGCCTGCACATTGACGATATCGACCAGGCCATAGCGGACATTAAGAACCGCTATGAAAAGCCGTTAAAGGAGATTTTCGAATGCTCCAATCCGTAA
- a CDS encoding Na+/H+ antiporter subunit G, whose protein sequence is MSFATEVVISLFLFVGACFALVGSLGLARLQDFFMRLHGPTKATTLGVGGMVIGSIIFFSAGEHELSLHELLIALFLFITAPVSAHIVGKAALHRQLPCEERTRNVPWADNEKDSVDIN, encoded by the coding sequence ATGAGTTTTGCAACCGAAGTGGTTATTTCCCTGTTTCTGTTTGTCGGCGCCTGCTTTGCCCTGGTGGGCTCACTCGGCCTCGCCCGCCTACAGGACTTTTTTATGCGCCTGCACGGCCCCACCAAAGCCACCACCCTGGGCGTAGGCGGTATGGTCATAGGCTCAATTATATTTTTCAGTGCCGGTGAGCACGAACTCAGCCTGCACGAGCTGCTGATCGCCTTGTTCCTGTTTATCACCGCCCCGGTAAGTGCGCATATTGTTGGGAAAGCGGCGCTGCACCGGCAGTTGCCCTGTGAAGAGCGGACTAGGAACGTACCCTGGGCGGATAACGAGAAGGATTCGGTGGATATTAATTAA
- a CDS encoding Na+/H+ antiporter subunit C: protein MEILVAVVIAVLTSCGVYLLLRGRTFPIILGLTLLTYAVNLFIFVSGRLNPGKSTIIGVGEGYTDPLPQALVLTAIVISFAMTAFVMVLALRARAELGNDHVDGRTKVEDVKS, encoded by the coding sequence ATGGAAATTCTGGTAGCCGTGGTGATTGCCGTACTCACCAGCTGCGGGGTGTACCTGCTGCTGCGCGGACGCACCTTCCCTATTATTCTGGGCCTGACACTGCTCACCTACGCTGTGAACCTGTTTATCTTTGTCTCCGGTCGCCTTAACCCGGGTAAAAGCACCATTATCGGGGTGGGAGAAGGCTATACCGATCCGCTGCCCCAGGCCCTGGTGCTTACTGCCATTGTGATCAGCTTTGCCATGACCGCTTTTGTCATGGTGCTGGCACTGCGTGCGCGTGCCGAGCTGGGCAACGACCATGTCGACGGGCGCACTAAGGTGGAGGACGTTAAATCGTGA
- a CDS encoding K+/H+ antiporter subunit F encodes MLQSVIQITMFIIGLALVLNLWRLCIGPTMTDRILALDTMYINSIAMLIVFGMHEKSTLYFEGALLIAVMGFVGTVALSKYLLRGDIIE; translated from the coding sequence ATGCTCCAATCCGTAATCCAAATCACCATGTTTATTATCGGTTTAGCCTTGGTGCTAAACCTGTGGCGCCTGTGCATCGGCCCCACCATGACCGACCGCATACTGGCGCTGGATACCATGTACATCAACTCCATCGCCATGCTGATCGTGTTCGGCATGCACGAAAAAAGCACCCTGTACTTCGAGGGCGCACTGCTGATCGCAGTGATGGGCTTTGTCGGCACCGTAGCACTGTCCAAATACCTGTTGCGCGGCGACATTATCGAGTGA